A stretch of Myroides oncorhynchi DNA encodes these proteins:
- a CDS encoding helix-turn-helix transcriptional regulator, whose amino-acid sequence MATNKLALLRYRIIDECLQNRFRKWTLNDLIEKVANGLYEYEGIDTGISKRTIQLDIQAMRSEGLGYNAPIVVVDRKYYTYEDVNYSIKNSPINDADMEKLKEVVAILKHLNGFSQIDEMSEVIAKLDNSLLTRSTKAPNYIQMEGNHLLKGIQYISPLYEAIKNKQTLLIEYKSFKSKEATKNIYYPYLLKEYRNRWFVVVRSSTHKHLLTLALDRILNVYALANEPYKDYEGVDFDRYYEDALGVTKTAQDRAQKVILWVNKYNIPYVKTKPIHHSQQVLEEDETGMKIRIDVVLNFELEREILGFGESMKVIAPKLLQKKIMKRVMKMNENYFNEEVTE is encoded by the coding sequence ATGGCAACGAATAAATTAGCACTATTACGCTACCGAATTATCGATGAATGTCTGCAAAACAGATTTAGAAAATGGACGCTTAACGACCTCATCGAGAAGGTTGCTAATGGGCTATATGAATATGAAGGCATAGACACTGGAATTAGCAAGCGTACCATACAGCTCGACATTCAGGCTATGCGCAGTGAGGGATTAGGGTATAACGCACCGATAGTAGTGGTGGATAGAAAGTACTATACTTATGAAGATGTCAACTACAGTATAAAAAACTCTCCTATCAACGATGCCGATATGGAGAAGCTAAAAGAGGTAGTTGCTATTCTAAAACACCTCAATGGATTTAGTCAAATAGACGAGATGAGTGAGGTAATCGCGAAGTTAGATAACAGCCTGCTTACCCGAAGTACCAAGGCGCCAAATTATATACAGATGGAGGGTAACCACCTTCTTAAGGGGATCCAGTATATCAGCCCGCTATACGAGGCGATTAAGAATAAACAAACCCTTCTGATAGAATACAAATCGTTCAAATCTAAGGAAGCTACTAAGAATATCTACTATCCTTACTTATTAAAAGAGTATCGCAACAGGTGGTTCGTAGTTGTGCGTAGCAGTACACATAAGCATTTATTGACTTTAGCACTTGACCGAATTCTCAATGTATATGCCTTAGCGAACGAACCTTATAAAGATTATGAGGGCGTAGACTTCGACCGATATTATGAGGATGCGCTTGGGGTAACCAAAACAGCACAAGACCGCGCTCAAAAAGTTATCTTATGGGTGAATAAATACAACATTCCCTATGTAAAGACCAAACCGATACACCACTCCCAGCAGGTATTAGAAGAGGACGAGACAGGTATGAAGATACGCATAGATGTAGTCCTTAACTTCGAACTCGAAAGAGAAATACTCGGCTTCGGTGAATCGATGAAAGTAATCGCTCCTAAACTTCTACAAAAGAAGATAATGAAACGAGTAATGAAGATGAATGAGAATTATTTTAATGAAGAGGTAACAGAGTAA
- a CDS encoding slipin family protein, with product MKKLQVKTNHVALVSKQGELQRVYTAGQYWLWGEKEVAEYNMSENFGMRRDIEALLQNAELSAMLEVIDVMDNEVVLVYKNKIFNTVLGAGRHIYWKSAKEYSFERFNTEALVVDSAIARNIMGKGNMSNFVRMYTVGANEKGLLFVDGQFEEILKAGEYRYWKNDIKVQIILVDVRQQAIDMNGQEILTKDKVQLRINFNLVYQVQDLLKAYVNNKEVEKQMYNVVQLMLREKVGRMSFDELMENKENLSLEILNSVKEEIALLGIEVKNCGIKDIILPGDIREIMNQVLIAEKKAQANMITRREETAATRSLLNTAKLMEENEMLMRLKEMEYIEKIADKVGEISLSGGGNVLKQLREVFSR from the coding sequence ATGAAAAAGTTACAAGTAAAAACAAACCACGTTGCCTTAGTGTCTAAACAAGGAGAATTACAGAGAGTATATACTGCAGGTCAATATTGGTTATGGGGTGAGAAGGAAGTGGCGGAGTATAATATGTCTGAGAACTTCGGTATGCGTAGAGATATAGAAGCATTGTTACAGAATGCGGAGTTAAGCGCGATGTTAGAAGTGATCGATGTGATGGATAACGAGGTCGTGTTAGTTTATAAAAACAAGATATTTAATACAGTCTTAGGGGCAGGAAGACATATCTACTGGAAGTCAGCTAAGGAGTATTCGTTCGAAAGATTTAATACTGAAGCATTAGTTGTGGATAGCGCTATCGCAAGAAATATAATGGGGAAAGGCAATATGTCAAACTTCGTGAGAATGTACACTGTGGGGGCTAATGAGAAAGGATTGTTATTCGTAGATGGGCAGTTCGAAGAGATATTAAAAGCAGGGGAGTATAGATATTGGAAAAACGATATCAAGGTACAAATCATATTAGTAGATGTACGTCAGCAAGCAATCGATATGAACGGTCAGGAGATCTTGACAAAAGACAAAGTACAGTTGCGTATCAACTTTAACTTGGTGTACCAAGTGCAAGATTTGTTAAAGGCGTATGTCAATAATAAAGAGGTAGAGAAACAGATGTATAACGTCGTGCAGTTGATGTTGAGAGAAAAAGTAGGTAGAATGTCATTTGACGAATTGATGGAGAACAAGGAGAACTTGTCTTTAGAAATCTTAAATAGTGTGAAAGAAGAGATTGCATTATTAGGTATCGAAGTAAAAAACTGTGGTATCAAAGACATCATCTTACCAGGGGATATCAGAGAGATTATGAATCAGGTGCTTATCGCTGAGAAAAAAGCACAGGCGAATATGATCACTCGTAGAGAAGAGACTGCTGCTACACGTAGCTTGCTTAACACTGCCAAGTTAATGGAAGAGAACGAAATGCTGATGCGATTAAAAGAGATGGAGTACATCGAGAAGATCGCTGATAAGGTAGGTGAAATTAGCTTGTCTGGTGGAGGGAATGTGCTAAAGCAGTTGAGAGAGGTGTTTTCGAGGTAG
- the rpsT gene encoding 30S ribosomal protein S20, which translates to MANHKSALKRIRSNEKKRVLNRYQHKTTRNAIKALRLIEDQKDAAVKLPLVVSMIDKLAKKNIIHDNKASNLKSKLTKHVAAL; encoded by the coding sequence ATGGCAAATCATAAGTCAGCTTTAAAAAGAATTAGAAGTAACGAAAAGAAAAGAGTGTTAAACAGATATCAGCATAAAACAACTCGTAATGCTATCAAAGCTTTACGTTTGATCGAAGATCAAAAAGATGCTGCTGTTAAATTACCATTAGTAGTTTCAATGATTGATAAATTAGCTAAGAAAAATATCATTCATGACAACAAAGCTTCTAACTTGAAATCAAAATTAACAAAACACGTTGCTGCTTTATAA
- a CDS encoding IS1595 family transposase: MEIFKGQNILNLVKELPDDEACKAYLSKIKWSNGFTCVKCGHKKGCLKSNHSYYCYNCEHVESSTANTLFHKVKFGLQKAFMIVFEMTTSTKSISSIQMGKRYGISQPTAWGFMHKVRLAMQSSEQYPMTETVHVDEFVVGGYEQGKPGRSYDTKKTKAVIAVELNTERKVKRAYVKCIDDYSAKSLTTIFEQHISEDANVVTDKWRGYNPLKKKYKITQKESDKGANFKELHVVIHQLKSWIRTVPSHINKKYIQAYFNEFVYRLNRSLFKETIFHNTIVKMIKAKPTTLNTISGN; the protein is encoded by the coding sequence ATGGAAATATTTAAGGGTCAAAACATTCTGAACTTAGTAAAAGAACTACCAGATGACGAAGCATGTAAAGCTTATTTAAGTAAAATTAAGTGGTCAAACGGTTTTACTTGTGTAAAATGTGGACACAAAAAAGGTTGCTTAAAATCTAATCATTCATACTATTGTTATAACTGTGAGCATGTTGAGAGTTCAACAGCTAATACCTTATTTCACAAAGTCAAATTTGGTTTACAGAAAGCATTTATGATTGTGTTTGAAATGACAACTTCTACCAAAAGTATCTCTAGTATTCAAATGGGTAAACGCTATGGTATAAGCCAGCCAACAGCATGGGGCTTTATGCATAAAGTTCGTTTAGCTATGCAAAGTAGCGAGCAATATCCTATGACTGAAACAGTTCATGTTGATGAGTTTGTTGTGGGAGGTTATGAACAAGGAAAACCAGGGAGAAGCTATGATACCAAAAAAACTAAAGCAGTGATAGCTGTAGAGTTAAATACTGAAAGAAAAGTAAAAAGAGCCTATGTTAAGTGTATTGACGATTACTCTGCTAAGTCATTAACTACTATATTCGAACAACATATTTCAGAAGATGCCAATGTAGTTACGGATAAATGGAGAGGGTATAATCCCTTGAAAAAAAAGTATAAGATCACACAAAAAGAAAGTGATAAAGGTGCTAATTTTAAAGAATTACACGTAGTAATTCACCAACTTAAATCGTGGATTAGGACTGTGCCTTCACACATTAATAAGAAATACATCCAAGCTTACTTTAATGAGTTCGTATATAGATTAAATAGATCCTTATTTAAGGAAACTATTTTTCATAACACAATTGTAAAGATGATTAAAGCTAAACCTACTACTTTAAATACGATTAGCGGAAACTAA
- a CDS encoding dihydrolipoamide acetyltransferase family protein, which produces MAKFELKLPKMGESVAEATITNWLKNVGDHIDADETVLEIATDKVDSEVPSEVEGTLVEILFQVDDVVQVGQTIAIIETEGGAAAPAPVKASAPAEAKVIAETVTAAQDTVSTPVDFSDSEKFFSPLVRNIAKEEGVLLAELEAIVGTGKDARVTKNDILEYVKNRGNQPQAVAAKVEAPKAAAQTATKAAPVSVNGADEIVEMDRMRKLIAGYMVKSVQTSAHVQSFIEVDVTNIVNWRNKVKNSFEKREGEKLTFTPIFMEAVAKALKDFPGMNISVEGDYIIKKKNINLGMAAALPNGNLIVPVIKNADQLNLVGMAKAVNDLGNRAKAGKLKPDDTQGSTYTVTNVGTFGSVFGTPIINQPEVGILALGAIRKVPAVIETPEGDFIGIRQKMFLSHSYDHRVVDGALGGQFVQRVAQILEAFDPNREV; this is translated from the coding sequence ATGGCAAAGTTCGAATTGAAATTACCCAAAATGGGAGAGAGTGTTGCAGAGGCAACAATTACAAACTGGTTGAAGAATGTAGGGGATCATATTGACGCTGATGAGACAGTATTAGAAATCGCTACTGATAAAGTGGATAGTGAAGTACCGTCAGAAGTTGAAGGAACTTTGGTAGAAATATTATTCCAAGTAGATGATGTTGTTCAAGTAGGACAAACTATCGCTATTATAGAAACAGAAGGTGGTGCAGCTGCTCCAGCTCCAGTAAAGGCTAGTGCTCCTGCGGAAGCTAAAGTTATAGCGGAAACAGTAACAGCAGCGCAAGATACAGTATCAACTCCAGTAGATTTCTCTGACTCTGAGAAATTCTTTTCACCTTTAGTGAGGAATATCGCAAAAGAAGAAGGTGTCTTGTTAGCAGAATTAGAAGCTATCGTTGGAACTGGAAAAGATGCAAGAGTTACTAAAAATGATATTTTAGAGTACGTAAAAAATAGAGGTAATCAACCTCAAGCAGTTGCTGCAAAAGTAGAAGCTCCTAAAGCTGCTGCACAGACTGCTACTAAAGCAGCTCCAGTATCTGTAAACGGTGCTGACGAAATCGTAGAGATGGATCGTATGCGTAAGCTTATCGCTGGATATATGGTTAAGTCTGTTCAGACTTCTGCTCACGTACAGTCATTCATCGAAGTAGATGTGACGAATATCGTTAACTGGAGAAATAAAGTGAAAAACTCATTCGAGAAGAGAGAAGGAGAGAAATTAACATTCACACCTATCTTTATGGAAGCTGTTGCGAAAGCATTAAAAGACTTCCCTGGAATGAATATTTCTGTTGAGGGTGATTATATCATTAAGAAAAAGAATATTAACTTAGGTATGGCTGCTGCATTACCAAACGGAAACTTAATTGTACCAGTTATTAAAAATGCTGATCAATTAAACTTAGTTGGTATGGCTAAAGCTGTAAACGACTTAGGTAACCGTGCTAAAGCTGGTAAGTTAAAACCAGACGATACACAAGGTAGTACATATACAGTAACTAACGTAGGAACATTTGGAAGTGTATTCGGTACGCCGATTATCAACCAACCAGAAGTAGGTATCCTTGCTTTAGGTGCTATTCGTAAAGTACCAGCAGTTATCGAAACTCCAGAAGGAGACTTCATCGGTATCCGTCAGAAGATGTTCTTGTCTCATAGCTACGACCACAGAGTAGTAGATGGTGCATTAGGAGGACAGTTCGTTCAGAGAGTAGCTCAAATACTAGAAGCATTCGATCCAAATAGAGAAGTATAA
- a CDS encoding TonB-dependent receptor produces the protein MILKRKHIISVFVILPTLVIGQTNDTISNSALQEVVVTHQSQSKNLQDKKPLASVDDYLAKQENITLVRRGAYAWEPMINNMAIERTRQTIDGMQIFHACTDKMDPITSYVEVNNLDGMDITSGSQGSMFGATLGGSIDLRTRKLSFTEQNTFQGQVQTGFESINKQKIIGGNFDFTSKKFYASGSIMFRDADNYKAGRNKEIQYSQFRKLNASGIIGYAINESNSLEASIIYDKATDVGYPALPMDVGLAEAIITSFKHTYAPTDSWIDKWETKLYYNTITHRMDDTKRPIVPIRMNMPGWTDTYGAYTTLTTTVKEKHHVSINANTYYNKSLAEMTMLSNIPGATNMFAYTWPNIKTNYGGLTIKDHWQIDDKNSLLVSGTLGINFNHVSQKGVDQLSIFLNDDTFKQNKTRTVGNFALNYERFENEWLYGIGIGYGNRAPSVSEGYGYYLFNSGDRYDYIGNPNLKNESSYEANFFVKYATPAFSTKVSGSIFYLNNYIIGVIDPVYNAMTYGGLGVKKYANIDHAIQGTLDWNFTYNIDANWKVSGGLTYSYGKDSDKNTLPFIAPVAYRTAVDYKYNAFKTQLSIKGNAVKNNAAEAYGEVRTPSYAILDWNANYDFAIKSKSLNIGIGVENILDTYYSTYADWNKIPNPGRNFFVNLTYKL, from the coding sequence ATGATATTAAAAAGAAAACATATTATAAGCGTATTCGTTATCTTACCAACATTAGTTATTGGTCAGACAAATGATACAATAAGTAACAGCGCTCTACAAGAAGTCGTTGTTACTCACCAATCTCAAAGCAAAAACCTACAAGACAAAAAACCTTTAGCTTCAGTTGATGATTACCTTGCCAAACAAGAGAATATTACTTTAGTGAGAAGAGGTGCTTATGCTTGGGAACCAATGATCAATAACATGGCTATCGAACGTACCAGACAAACTATAGATGGTATGCAGATATTCCATGCATGTACAGATAAGATGGATCCTATCACATCGTATGTTGAGGTTAACAACCTAGATGGAATGGATATTACTTCTGGGTCACAGGGTTCTATGTTTGGGGCAACTCTTGGTGGAAGTATTGATTTGCGCACGCGTAAACTATCCTTCACAGAACAAAATACTTTTCAAGGACAAGTACAAACAGGTTTTGAAAGTATCAACAAACAAAAGATAATAGGTGGTAACTTTGACTTTACCTCTAAGAAGTTTTACGCTAGTGGTTCTATTATGTTTAGAGATGCTGATAACTATAAAGCTGGGAGAAATAAAGAAATACAATATTCTCAATTCAGAAAGTTAAACGCTTCGGGTATTATTGGGTATGCTATCAATGAAAGCAATAGCTTAGAAGCCTCTATTATATATGACAAGGCTACTGATGTGGGATATCCTGCACTTCCTATGGATGTAGGATTGGCAGAGGCTATCATTACTTCGTTTAAGCATACTTACGCCCCTACTGACTCATGGATAGACAAATGGGAAACTAAGTTGTATTACAACACGATCACACATCGAATGGATGATACAAAGCGCCCTATAGTTCCTATCCGAATGAATATGCCTGGTTGGACAGATACTTATGGTGCTTATACTACCCTTACTACCACAGTAAAAGAGAAACACCATGTAAGTATTAATGCAAATACATATTATAACAAGTCATTAGCAGAGATGACAATGCTTTCTAATATACCAGGGGCTACAAATATGTTTGCTTATACTTGGCCTAATATAAAAACGAATTATGGTGGTCTTACAATCAAAGACCATTGGCAAATAGATGATAAGAATAGCCTACTTGTTTCTGGAACATTAGGTATTAACTTTAATCATGTGAGTCAAAAAGGAGTTGATCAGTTGAGTATATTCTTAAATGACGATACTTTTAAACAGAATAAAACACGTACAGTAGGAAACTTTGCTCTTAACTATGAACGTTTTGAAAATGAATGGCTATATGGAATAGGTATAGGGTATGGTAACCGCGCTCCTTCTGTATCAGAAGGCTATGGCTATTATTTATTTAATAGTGGAGATCGCTATGATTACATCGGTAATCCTAATCTAAAGAATGAATCTTCGTATGAAGCAAACTTCTTTGTTAAGTATGCAACACCTGCATTCTCTACTAAAGTATCAGGTTCTATATTCTACTTAAATAATTATATTATCGGTGTAATAGATCCTGTGTACAATGCGATGACATATGGTGGCTTAGGTGTTAAGAAATATGCGAATATAGATCATGCTATACAAGGTACATTAGATTGGAACTTTACATACAACATAGATGCGAATTGGAAAGTATCAGGTGGACTAACTTATAGCTACGGAAAAGATAGTGACAAAAACACCTTACCTTTTATAGCTCCAGTAGCCTATAGAACAGCTGTTGACTATAAATACAATGCGTTTAAAACACAGCTAAGTATTAAAGGAAACGCAGTGAAGAACAATGCAGCAGAAGCATATGGAGAAGTTAGAACGCCTTCTTACGCTATACTAGATTGGAATGCGAATTATGACTTTGCTATTAAGTCAAAATCTCTAAATATAGGTATCGGTGTAGAAAATATATTAGACACTTATTATTCTACTTATGCAGACTGGAACAAGATACCTAACCCTGGTAGAAACTTCTTTGTCAATTTGACATATAAACTATAA
- the typA gene encoding translational GTPase TypA: MTPIRNIAIIAHVDHGKTTMVDKILHHCQLFRENESTGELILDNEDIERERGITIVSKNVSVSYKGTKINIIDTPGHADFGGEVERVLNMADGVLLIVDAFEGPMPQTRFVLQKAISLGLKPCVVVNKVDKENCTPEEVHEKVFDLMFELGAEEWQMDFPAVYGSAKNNWMSNDWKQPTDSFEPLLDMVLEHIPAAEMKEGTPQMLITSLDFSTFTGRIAIGRLHRGVLKEGMNISLVKRDGKIVKSKIKELQTFEGLGRMKVSEVRAGDICAVVGIEGFEIGDVIADFENPEALPTITIDEPTMSMLFTINDSPFFGKEGKYVTSRHIKDRLAKELEKNLALRVHDTDSADKFMVFGRGVLHLSVLIETMRREGYELQIGQPQVIIKEIDGAKCEPVEELTIDIPENLSGRAVEYVSLRKGEMLSMEPKGERMIIKFLIPSRGIIGLRNQLLTATAGEAIMSHRFLEYQPYKGEIAGRNNGSLISMENGKAIPYSIDKLQDRGKFFVSANDEIYEGQVIGENSRSDDMCINVTKAKKQSNVRSSGNDEKARIIPPIIFSLEEALEYIQKDEYVEVTPKSLRLRKIYLKETDRKRNVIK; the protein is encoded by the coding sequence ATGACACCAATTAGGAATATTGCTATTATAGCACACGTTGACCACGGTAAAACTACTATGGTTGATAAAATTTTACACCACTGTCAATTATTTCGTGAGAATGAAAGCACAGGAGAATTGATTTTAGACAACGAAGATATCGAAAGAGAAAGAGGAATTACTATTGTTTCTAAGAACGTTTCGGTAAGCTATAAAGGAACAAAAATTAATATTATCGATACTCCAGGTCACGCGGATTTTGGTGGTGAAGTAGAACGTGTATTGAACATGGCTGATGGTGTTCTTTTGATTGTAGATGCTTTCGAAGGACCTATGCCTCAAACTCGTTTCGTACTTCAAAAAGCGATTAGTTTAGGTTTAAAACCTTGTGTAGTAGTAAACAAAGTTGACAAAGAAAACTGTACTCCAGAAGAAGTACACGAGAAAGTGTTTGACTTAATGTTTGAACTTGGAGCAGAAGAGTGGCAGATGGATTTCCCAGCTGTATACGGATCTGCTAAGAACAACTGGATGTCTAATGATTGGAAACAACCAACAGACTCTTTTGAACCATTATTAGATATGGTTTTAGAGCACATTCCAGCTGCTGAAATGAAAGAAGGAACTCCTCAAATGTTGATTACATCGTTAGATTTCTCTACATTCACAGGACGTATTGCTATTGGTCGTTTACATAGAGGTGTTTTAAAAGAGGGAATGAATATTTCTTTAGTTAAGAGAGACGGGAAAATCGTTAAATCTAAAATTAAAGAACTACAAACTTTCGAAGGTTTAGGACGTATGAAAGTTAGTGAAGTACGTGCAGGTGATATCTGTGCTGTAGTAGGTATTGAAGGATTTGAGATTGGTGATGTTATTGCTGATTTTGAAAACCCAGAAGCATTGCCAACTATCACTATCGATGAGCCTACAATGAGTATGTTATTTACTATTAATGACTCTCCATTCTTCGGTAAAGAAGGTAAATATGTTACCTCTAGACACATTAAAGATCGTTTAGCAAAAGAATTAGAGAAAAACTTGGCTTTACGTGTACATGATACTGATAGTGCTGATAAATTTATGGTATTCGGACGTGGTGTATTGCACTTATCTGTATTGATCGAGACAATGCGTCGTGAAGGATATGAATTACAAATTGGGCAGCCACAGGTAATCATCAAAGAAATAGATGGTGCTAAATGTGAGCCTGTAGAGGAGTTGACTATTGATATCCCAGAGAACTTATCAGGACGTGCTGTAGAGTATGTTTCCTTAAGAAAAGGTGAAATGCTAAGTATGGAACCTAAAGGAGAGCGTATGATCATTAAATTCTTAATTCCTTCTAGAGGTATTATTGGTTTAAGAAATCAACTATTAACAGCGACTGCTGGTGAGGCTATTATGTCACACCGTTTCTTAGAGTATCAACCATACAAAGGTGAAATCGCTGGACGTAACAATGGTTCATTAATCTCTATGGAGAATGGTAAAGCTATTCCTTACTCTATTGATAAATTACAAGATCGTGGTAAATTCTTCGTTAGTGCTAATGATGAGATTTACGAAGGTCAAGTTATCGGTGAGAACTCTCGTAGTGATGATATGTGTATTAACGTAACTAAGGCTAAAAAACAGTCTAACGTTCGTTCTTCAGGAAATGATGAAAAAGCGAGAATTATCCCTCCAATCATTTTCTCATTAGAGGAAGCTTTAGAGTACATCCAAAAAGATGAGTACGTTGAGGTAACTCCAAAATCTTTACGTTTAAGAAAAATCTACTTAAAAGAGACAGATCGTAAACGTAATGTTATCAAATAA
- a CDS encoding diphthine--ammonia ligase, translating to MRKAFLNWSSGKDAAYSLYQIQQGDELEVVRLMTTVNEHFGRVSMHGIREEVLKRQAECIGLPLDIVYLTEKLTLEEYESIIISKLNEYANKGIVDSIYGDILLEDLKVFREAQLNRLNITGVFPLWNRDTTELVYEMIDSGLKTIVICVNEQYLDKSFIGRTIDRQFIADLPEGVDPCGENGEFHTFVYDGPMFKKPVPFELGNIVYKTYDAPKQCHQKEILQYGFWFLEIL from the coding sequence ATGAGAAAAGCTTTCTTAAATTGGAGTAGTGGTAAGGATGCCGCTTATTCATTGTATCAGATACAACAAGGAGATGAATTAGAAGTAGTACGTCTAATGACGACTGTCAATGAGCATTTCGGACGTGTATCTATGCACGGAATAAGAGAAGAAGTATTAAAACGACAAGCAGAGTGTATAGGGTTACCTTTAGATATTGTATATCTAACAGAGAAGCTAACACTAGAGGAATACGAAAGTATAATCATAAGTAAACTAAATGAGTATGCTAATAAAGGAATAGTGGATAGCATCTATGGAGATATACTCTTAGAAGATTTAAAGGTATTTAGAGAAGCTCAATTAAATAGATTAAATATCACAGGTGTATTTCCACTGTGGAATAGAGATACTACAGAATTAGTATACGAAATGATAGACAGTGGATTAAAGACAATCGTGATTTGCGTAAATGAACAATACTTAGATAAGAGTTTTATAGGGCGTACGATTGATAGGCAATTTATCGCTGATCTGCCTGAGGGAGTTGACCCTTGTGGAGAGAATGGAGAGTTTCATACCTTCGTATATGATGGACCAATGTTTAAAAAACCTGTTCCTTTTGAATTGGGTAATATTGTTTACAAAACTTATGATGCTCCTAAACAATGTCATCAAAAGGAGATATTACAGTACGGCTTTTGGTTCTTAGAGATTCTATAA
- a CDS encoding DUF2004 domain-containing protein, which translates to MKEKIVYTVVIVAVLIGIFMLRKPSPARIDLIPVNEQGAEYTDEPSIDDMKKIIVDTDTIYAVVNTERFNIDEKTFSKNIAIYNRQNIEAIRKDYSNPTSIVKENIDFFINNTNAEQLKKVGIDKPASKNIDKVINNLKLILIDVQAQDGYPEKYYINYFYDINGIDMGDIHLSVSTDENGNNIDIGWET; encoded by the coding sequence ATGAAAGAAAAGATTGTATATACTGTTGTAATAGTTGCTGTACTAATAGGCATATTCATGCTGCGCAAGCCCTCTCCTGCTAGAATTGACTTAATTCCCGTCAATGAACAAGGAGCAGAATATACCGACGAGCCGAGTATCGATGATATGAAAAAGATAATCGTAGATACAGATACCATATACGCTGTAGTAAATACAGAGAGATTTAACATTGATGAGAAAACCTTTAGTAAGAATATCGCTATCTATAATAGACAAAACATAGAAGCTATTCGCAAGGATTATTCAAATCCTACCAGCATTGTAAAAGAAAATATTGACTTTTTCATCAACAATACTAATGCTGAACAACTAAAAAAAGTAGGTATAGATAAACCTGCTTCTAAAAATATAGATAAAGTTATCAATAACCTAAAGCTTATTTTAATTGATGTGCAAGCGCAAGATGGATATCCTGAGAAATACTATATCAATTACTTTTATGATATAAATGGAATTGATATGGGTGATATACATCTATCTGTGTCAACAGATGAGAACGGTAATAATATAGATATCGGCTGGGAAACCTAA
- a CDS encoding PQQ-binding-like beta-propeller repeat protein — protein MKKLLVSLTALFAFFGCQNKQAQGAEVKVPNQTVVFSTNGKVINFDLDNKKVVWEYTSAQDEAGNRNKFTFDETTLFMPFESGKFVALDILTGKEKWVYEAGQIGMMDVAVDASGGFETEAGSEPYFMGQPLQYQDKVY, from the coding sequence ATGAAAAAACTCTTAGTATCACTTACAGCCCTATTTGCCTTTTTTGGGTGTCAGAATAAGCAAGCGCAAGGTGCAGAAGTTAAAGTACCTAATCAGACTGTTGTATTCAGTACAAATGGCAAGGTCATCAACTTTGACTTAGATAATAAAAAGGTCGTGTGGGAATATACTTCTGCTCAAGATGAAGCTGGAAATAGGAACAAGTTTACCTTCGATGAGACGACACTATTTATGCCTTTTGAGAGCGGTAAGTTTGTCGCTTTAGATATCCTAACAGGTAAAGAAAAGTGGGTGTATGAAGCGGGTCAAATAGGGATGATGGATGTGGCAGTAGATGCATCAGGTGGCTTTGAAACAGAAGCTGGTAGTGAGCCGTATTTTATGGGGCAGCCTTTACAGTATCAAGATAAAGTTTATTGA